The Sulfitobacter indolifex genome contains the following window.
TTGTACCAAAGCATGACCCGCGCCGTGCCGGGCGCACAGGATGCGCTGCTCTTTGGCTGGCTTCAACGGCTTTACCCGATTTGGGCGCGTATGGGGCCTGAGCATATGTTCGTCTCGGCGCAGATTGGTCTGGCAGAGCTGGCGCTCTCCGGCTGCAGTCTGAGTTCGGATCACCTTTACCTCTACCCCAACGGCGTGCGTTTGGAGGATACGATCCACGCCGCCGCCGAATTGGGCCTACGGTTTCACCCCACGCGCGGATCGATGAGCATCGGCGAGAGCGACGGCGGTCTGCCGCCGGATGCGCTGGTCGAACGTGAGGCCGCAATTTTGGAGGATTGCATCCGCGTGGTCGATGCCTTCCATGACCCTGCCGAAGGGTCGATGTGCCGTGTCGGGCTCGCGCCATGCTCTCCCTTCTCCGTCAGCCGCGAATTGATGCGCGACACGGCGCTGCTGGCCCGCGACAAAGGTGTGATGCTGCACACCCATCTGGCAGAGAATGCCGAAGATGTGGCCTATTCGCTTGAGAAATTCGGCTGCCGCCCCGGTGAATATGCCGAAAGCCTTGGTTGGCTGGGCGATGACGTTTGGCATGCCCATTGTGTGCAGTTGGACGGGGCCGAGATTGATCTCTTTGCCCGGACCCGCACCGGTGTGGCGCATTGCCCCTGTTCCAATTGCCGCCTTGGGTCGGGCATCGCGCCGGTGCGGGCGATGCTGGACGCAGGCGTGCCGCTGGGGCTAGGTGTTGACGGATCGGCCAGCAACGACAGCGGCAATCTGGCAGCCGAGGCGCGGCAAGCGATGCTGTTGCAGCGTGTGTCACGCGGCGCTGATGCGATGAGCCCGCGTGCGGCGCTGGAACTGGCGACGCGGGGTGGGGCAGATGTGCTGGGGCGGCCCGATTGTGGGCGACTGATGCCCGGCAAGCGCGCCGATGTCGCGATCTGGGATGTTTCGGGCGTGCAAAGTGCGGGCAGTTGGGACCCGGCTGCGCTGCTTCTTGCCGGCCCGACGACGGTGCGTGACCTTTTCGTTGAAGGTCGTCAAGTGGTGCGGGATGGTCAAATTACCACGATTGACTTGGCCGCACAGGTGGCGCGGCAGAACGCATTGGCGAAAGGCTTGGCTGAATGAGGCCATTTTTTCTATCGATACTGATGTTGGCAGGGATGCCAGCATGGGCCGACCCGATGGGGTTGGAGCGCGTAAATGCGTTGCGGGATGTGCAGGGGCTAAAACCGTTGATCTATGATGGCCGCTTGGCGCAGGCGGCTCAAACACATGCCACCGATATGGCAGAGCATGACTATTTCAGCCACAGAGGCCGCGATGGCACAGATGTAGGCCGTCGTGCCGCGATGGCGGGTTATCAATGGTGTTTTGTCGCTGAGAATATCGCCAAAGGGCAGCAGTCCTTGGATGAGGTCATGACCGGTTGGACCAATTCGCCGGGGCATTACCGCAATATGGTCGACAGCCGCGCCGAAGAGATGGGGCTGGTGCGGGCCGATAGTGAGGTCTGGGTCATGGTGCTGGGCGCGCCCTGCTGAGAGGGCCCAATCACGGGTGGCGCGTTACGCCGTGCCACCCCGACGCGTACCCGCAACCCAAACATCTGCAATCGCGCGATCATCGCCCATCATGATGGTGGCGAAAAGGCTTTCCCAGATATCCTTGGCCGCTTCGTGACGCTGCGCGATCGCGGGGGTGGAATCCAGTGAAAGCACGGTGATATCCGCCTCCATCCCAGCGGCCAGACTGCCCACGTCATCTTGCAGATGCAGGCTGCGGGCCGAGCCTGCGGTGGCGAGCCAGATCAGCTGCGCCGCGTGCAGTGGCGTGCCGCGCAACTGGCCGACCTCATAGGCCGCCGCCATGGTGCGCAGCATCGAAAACGACGAGCCGCCCCCGGTATCTGTGGCCAGTGCCAGCGGGATGCCCCGCGCGGCAAGACCGGTCATGTCAAACAGCCCAGAACCGATGAAAGTGTTGGAGGTGGGGCAATGCACCAGCGCGCCGCCCGTCTCGGCCAGCCGGTCGATCTCACGCGGCTCTAGGTGAATCGCATGGCCGTAGAGCCCGCGTTCGCCGAGTAGCCCGTGGGCCTCATAGGTATCAAGATAGTCGCGGGCCTGCGGAAACAGTCCGCGGACCCATTCGATCTCATCAGTTTGTTCGCTGAGGTGGGTTTGCATCAGACAGGTCGGATGCTCCGCCCAAAGCGCACCGAGTGCTGAGAGCTGCTCCGGCGTCGAGGTGGGAGAGAAACGCGGCGTGATTGCATAGCTCGCGCGGCCCTTGCCGTGCCAGCGCTCGATCAGCGCTTTGCTGTCATCATAGGCCGATTGCACCGTGTCGCGCAGACCCTCAGGGGCGTTGCGGTCCATGCAGGTCTTGCCCGCGACGATCCGTTGCCCGCGTTCTGCTGCAGCCTGAAACAGCGCATCGGCGCTATGGGGGTGGATCGTGCAGTAAGACGCGACCGTGGTGGTGCCGTGGGCCAGCGTCAGGTCAAGATAGCGCGCGGCGATCTCACCCGCATAGGCCGGATCCGATAGGCGCATCTCTTCGGGGAAGGTATAGGTGTTGAGCCAGTCGATCAGCCGCTTGCCCCATGACGCGATGATCGCGGTCTGTGGGTAATGCACGTGGGCGTCGACAAAACCGGGACAGATCAGAGCATCGGGATAATCTGTCACCTCGGCCTGCGGATGTGCGGCACGCAAGCGTTCGCCATTCCCAACGGCAGTGATGCGGCCCTCTTCGATCAGCACCCCACCTTCGGTGTCGATCTTTACGGCATCCTCCCACGCGCTTTGCATCGGGTTGCC
Protein-coding sequences here:
- a CDS encoding CAP domain-containing protein, with amino-acid sequence MRPFFLSILMLAGMPAWADPMGLERVNALRDVQGLKPLIYDGRLAQAAQTHATDMAEHDYFSHRGRDGTDVGRRAAMAGYQWCFVAENIAKGQQSLDEVMTGWTNSPGHYRNMVDSRAEEMGLVRADSEVWVMVLGAPC
- the guaD gene encoding guanine deaminase: MTNQRLLLGATLTYSGNPMQSAWEDAVKIDTEGGVLIEEGRITAVGNGERLRAAHPQAEVTDYPDALICPGFVDAHVHYPQTAIIASWGKRLIDWLNTYTFPEEMRLSDPAYAGEIAARYLDLTLAHGTTTVASYCTIHPHSADALFQAAAERGQRIVAGKTCMDRNAPEGLRDTVQSAYDDSKALIERWHGKGRASYAITPRFSPTSTPEQLSALGALWAEHPTCLMQTHLSEQTDEIEWVRGLFPQARDYLDTYEAHGLLGERGLYGHAIHLEPREIDRLAETGGALVHCPTSNTFIGSGLFDMTGLAARGIPLALATDTGGGSSFSMLRTMAAAYEVGQLRGTPLHAAQLIWLATAGSARSLHLQDDVGSLAAGMEADITVLSLDSTPAIAQRHEAAKDIWESLFATIMMGDDRAIADVWVAGTRRGGTA
- a CDS encoding 8-oxoguanine deaminase, yielding MAETLIRGADFLITMDDTRQELAGADLLLRDGVIAEVGQGLLTSGEIVEAKGCVVTPGLVNTHHHLYQSMTRAVPGAQDALLFGWLQRLYPIWARMGPEHMFVSAQIGLAELALSGCSLSSDHLYLYPNGVRLEDTIHAAAELGLRFHPTRGSMSIGESDGGLPPDALVEREAAILEDCIRVVDAFHDPAEGSMCRVGLAPCSPFSVSRELMRDTALLARDKGVMLHTHLAENAEDVAYSLEKFGCRPGEYAESLGWLGDDVWHAHCVQLDGAEIDLFARTRTGVAHCPCSNCRLGSGIAPVRAMLDAGVPLGLGVDGSASNDSGNLAAEARQAMLLQRVSRGADAMSPRAALELATRGGADVLGRPDCGRLMPGKRADVAIWDVSGVQSAGSWDPAALLLAGPTTVRDLFVEGRQVVRDGQITTIDLAAQVARQNALAKGLAE